A genomic region of Enterococcus sp. 12C11_DIV0727 contains the following coding sequences:
- a CDS encoding nucleotide pyrophosphohydrolase: MKDENQSLHSMQVEVDNYIQQFKTGYFSPLSQMARLTEEVGELAREINHYYGEKPKKTDEKPKTVSEELGDVLFVTMIMANSLDIDLTEAFKKNMEKFNQRDKYRFERKDGQTND; the protein is encoded by the coding sequence ATGAAAGACGAAAATCAATCTCTGCATTCCATGCAAGTAGAAGTGGATAACTATATCCAACAATTTAAAACGGGTTATTTTTCTCCATTAAGCCAGATGGCACGCTTAACAGAAGAAGTAGGGGAATTAGCCAGAGAGATCAATCATTATTATGGTGAAAAACCCAAGAAAACAGACGAAAAACCAAAAACGGTTTCAGAAGAGTTAGGGGATGTCTTGTTTGTCACGATGATCATGGCAAATTCTCTAGATATAGATTTAACAGAAGCATTTAAAAAAAATATGGAAAAATTCAATCAACGGGATAAATATCGTTTTGAGCGAAAGGACGGGCAAACAAATGATTAA
- the dapB gene encoding 4-hydroxy-tetrahydrodipicolinate reductase, giving the protein MIKILVAGFKGKMGATATKMVLEHVGFELVGVLDPFEEKDNLSELVEYPNNNAPIFKTKEEVLSVQPDVWIDFTIPKVAYENTRFAIEHKIAPVVGTTGLTEAQLAELTDLSERLKVGGLIAPNFAVGAVLMMQFAQKAAEYFPDVEIIELHHDNKLDAPSGTAIKTAEMMSEVRSKKTQGHPEEKELIAGARGADFEGMKIHSVRLPGMIAHQQVQFGGVGEGLTIRHDSYDRSSFMTGVALGCEKVVHLDKLVYGLENLL; this is encoded by the coding sequence ATGATTAAAATTTTAGTCGCAGGATTTAAAGGAAAAATGGGGGCTACTGCAACCAAGATGGTTTTAGAGCACGTCGGATTTGAATTGGTTGGTGTGCTGGACCCATTTGAAGAAAAAGATAATCTTAGTGAATTAGTAGAATATCCAAATAATAATGCCCCGATTTTTAAAACAAAAGAAGAGGTTCTCTCTGTTCAGCCAGATGTTTGGATCGATTTTACGATTCCAAAAGTTGCCTATGAAAATACCCGATTTGCAATAGAGCATAAAATCGCGCCTGTTGTAGGAACGACTGGTTTAACGGAGGCACAATTAGCAGAATTGACTGATCTATCAGAGCGTTTGAAAGTTGGCGGCTTGATTGCACCAAATTTTGCCGTGGGTGCTGTCTTGATGATGCAATTTGCTCAAAAAGCTGCTGAATATTTTCCAGATGTTGAAATCATCGAGTTGCATCATGATAATAAGTTAGATGCACCAAGCGGAACGGCAATCAAAACGGCCGAAATGATGAGTGAAGTGCGCTCGAAAAAAACGCAAGGCCATCCAGAAGAAAAAGAGTTGATCGCTGGTGCACGCGGTGCTGATTTTGAAGGGATGAAAATTCATAGCGTTCGCTTACCAGGCATGATAGCCCATCAACAAGTACAATTTGGTGGTGTTGGAGAAGGGTTAACAATCAGACATGATTCCTATGACCGTAGTTCGTTTATGACAGGCGTTGCTTTGGGCTGTGAAAAGGTGGTTCACTTAGATAAATTAGTCTATGGACTGGAAAACTTATTATGA
- a CDS encoding thioesterase family protein translates to MKEFSKKFVVGLNDTAKEIGSGDLEVLATPVMITMVENTAKEYLHKQLAPEETSVGTLIEARHLRPSVVGAQMTIKVKVASQEKTKINFSFEVFDNEQVVATGIHQRAVILTDVFLEKLAHPN, encoded by the coding sequence GTGAAAGAGTTTTCAAAAAAGTTTGTTGTTGGTTTAAACGATACTGCAAAAGAGATTGGTTCTGGTGATTTAGAGGTCTTAGCTACGCCAGTTATGATCACAATGGTGGAGAATACGGCAAAAGAGTATTTGCATAAACAATTAGCCCCAGAAGAAACCAGTGTTGGCACATTGATCGAAGCGAGACATTTACGCCCTTCTGTAGTAGGAGCCCAAATGACTATTAAAGTTAAGGTCGCTTCACAGGAAAAAACAAAAATCAATTTTTCTTTCGAGGTATTTGACAATGAACAAGTCGTAGCGACAGGGATTCATCAAAGAGCTGTTATCTTAACGGATGTTTTTTTAGAGAAATTAGCTCATCCTAACTAA
- a CDS encoding NAD(P)H-quinone oxidoreductase, which produces MKAMELSFKENQAILTLNKETTIPVREKGQLLIKVAAAAVNRTDLVAKETGNLPKGNAILGVEVSGIVVESDTELFPCGSRVMGLVNGGGYAEYVAMNVGNAMPLLDQLTFEEGAAIPEVFLTAYQTLFWLGNLTAAQTVLIHAGASGVGTAAIQLAKQLSSAKIAITASSAEKLALCRTLGADSLINYREEAFSQKIIEETDGRGVDLILDFIGASYWEKNLASLAVDGYLILIGILGGTIVKDVNLMTLLQKRITVKGTLLTPRSDDYKAKLTKEFVARTNKLFAAGQLKPIIDSVFQLENVENAHRYMESNKNKGKIILSIN; this is translated from the coding sequence ATGAAAGCAATGGAACTATCTTTTAAAGAAAACCAAGCTATTTTAACCTTAAATAAGGAAACTACGATACCAGTTAGAGAAAAAGGCCAGCTTTTGATCAAAGTTGCGGCAGCTGCTGTCAACCGGACGGATTTAGTCGCTAAAGAAACTGGAAACTTACCCAAAGGCAATGCGATTTTAGGTGTAGAAGTTTCTGGAATAGTAGTAGAGAGCGACACAGAACTTTTTCCATGTGGCAGTCGTGTGATGGGGCTTGTCAATGGTGGTGGTTATGCGGAGTATGTCGCGATGAATGTCGGAAATGCCATGCCATTATTAGATCAGTTGACCTTTGAAGAAGGAGCGGCCATTCCAGAAGTTTTTCTTACGGCTTATCAAACACTATTTTGGCTTGGAAATTTGACTGCTGCTCAAACCGTATTAATTCATGCCGGTGCTAGTGGAGTTGGGACAGCTGCGATTCAGTTAGCCAAACAATTAAGTTCCGCTAAAATCGCTATCACGGCAAGTTCCGCAGAAAAACTCGCGTTATGTCGGACACTGGGAGCAGATAGTTTAATTAACTATCGAGAAGAAGCGTTTAGTCAAAAAATCATAGAAGAGACAGATGGTCGTGGTGTTGATTTGATTTTAGACTTTATCGGAGCTTCTTATTGGGAGAAAAATCTAGCCAGTCTCGCTGTTGATGGGTACTTGATTCTAATTGGCATTTTAGGTGGGACAATTGTTAAAGACGTGAACCTGATGACGTTATTACAGAAAAGAATCACAGTCAAAGGCACGTTACTTACCCCTAGAAGTGATGATTATAAGGCTAAACTAACAAAAGAGTTTGTTGCAAGGACAAATAAGTTATTTGCGGCAGGTCAGTTAAAGCCGATCATTGATTCTGTATTTCAGCTTGAAAATGTAGAAAATGCGCATCGCTATATGGAAAGTAATAAGAATAAAGGGAAGATCATTTTAAGCATTAATTGA
- a CDS encoding CCA tRNA nucleotidyltransferase, producing MKLEIIPDEFTKAAGVLQEIQAHGFEAYFVGGSVRDALLDQPIHDVDIATSAYPEEIKQIFHRTIDVGIDHGTVLVLIGEEQYEITTFRTESTYQDFRRPDTVTFVRSLKEDLKRRDFTINALAMDVNGEIIDLFDGMDDLEQKIIRAVGNPKERFHEDALRMMRGLRFASQLDFMIETNTLSAIEEFHPLLGKISVERIAVEFIKLLLGKNRRAALLPFIETKCYQYCPGLKKSGEALLNFSDLPNKQIESESQAWALLIQIMGLKENDIRSFLKAWKQSNQMIHEVQSLIYGLNQRLIGDWKRMDLFNLGLDAVLSIEKLLFYFGQKSTLEEAKEGYLDLPIHDRKQLALTGNDLLAYFDKNPGKWLGNMLNMLEIAVVNGQISNTKEALIAYAKDRIDKE from the coding sequence ATGAAATTAGAAATAATACCTGACGAATTTACCAAAGCAGCTGGAGTGCTACAAGAAATTCAAGCACATGGATTTGAAGCATATTTTGTTGGAGGCAGTGTTCGTGATGCCTTGTTGGATCAACCAATCCATGATGTAGATATAGCAACTAGCGCTTATCCAGAAGAAATCAAACAGATTTTTCATCGAACCATTGACGTAGGAATCGATCATGGGACTGTGCTTGTTTTAATCGGTGAAGAACAATATGAAATCACAACTTTTAGAACAGAATCAACCTATCAAGATTTTAGACGTCCCGACACAGTGACGTTTGTCCGTTCATTAAAAGAAGACTTAAAACGCAGAGATTTTACAATCAATGCATTGGCGATGGATGTGAATGGTGAAATCATTGATCTATTTGATGGTATGGATGATTTAGAACAAAAAATTATTCGAGCCGTAGGAAACCCTAAAGAGCGATTTCATGAAGATGCTTTACGTATGATGCGTGGCTTGCGTTTTGCCAGTCAGTTAGATTTTATGATTGAAACCAATACATTGTCTGCGATTGAAGAATTTCATCCATTATTAGGTAAAATTTCTGTAGAGCGAATTGCAGTGGAATTTATCAAACTATTATTAGGAAAAAATCGGCGCGCCGCTTTATTACCGTTTATTGAGACTAAATGTTATCAATATTGCCCAGGTTTAAAAAAATCAGGGGAAGCATTGCTGAACTTTTCAGATCTTCCAAATAAACAGATCGAAAGTGAAAGCCAAGCATGGGCCTTATTGATTCAGATAATGGGCTTAAAAGAGAATGATATTCGCAGCTTTCTAAAAGCTTGGAAACAGTCTAATCAAATGATCCACGAAGTACAATCGTTGATTTATGGATTAAATCAACGTCTCATTGGAGACTGGAAACGAATGGATTTGTTTAACTTGGGATTGGATGCGGTTTTGTCTATAGAAAAACTATTGTTTTATTTTGGTCAAAAGAGTACACTTGAAGAAGCAAAAGAAGGTTATTTAGATTTGCCGATTCATGATAGAAAACAGTTAGCTCTAACAGGTAATGATTTATTGGCTTATTTTGATAAAAATCCTGGGAAATGGCTAGGAAATATGCTTAATATGCTTGAAATTGCTGTTGTGAACGGTCAAATAAGCAATACTAAAGAAGCACTAATTGCATATGCAAAGGATAGGATTGATAAGGAGTGA